A single window of Streptomyces griseoviridis DNA harbors:
- a CDS encoding type VII secretion system-associated protein has protein sequence MSDNGALAAVHPTETDEPSDDTTETGPTGADDGMPRPPREFVEAARLAPEHWLYLTDPAWQGEGAPPDWAVVGQWRSDADGEIVEWQDNENYQPSPEALGWPEPADDVDAAIQLATTGYGPAEDVAAALVRAEVAVLVTASGEPVSASAPDGTPVVPIFTSPPYLHAAGRLGFERVRVPALLARLPEGHSLSINSSAPISMVMTTDGLADLTAAAAELDGEPERDGPFDWSEGPEGPEGPERAEGNERPERAEGSQRLERLGTSDPAGASDPADLSDPSGASDPSGVSR, from the coding sequence ATGAGCGACAACGGCGCGTTGGCCGCGGTCCACCCGACCGAAACGGACGAGCCGTCGGACGACACCACGGAGACCGGACCGACCGGTGCGGACGACGGGATGCCGCGCCCGCCACGGGAGTTCGTCGAGGCGGCCAGGCTCGCGCCCGAGCACTGGCTCTATCTCACCGACCCCGCCTGGCAGGGCGAGGGCGCGCCCCCGGACTGGGCCGTGGTCGGCCAGTGGCGCTCCGACGCCGACGGCGAGATCGTCGAGTGGCAGGACAACGAGAACTACCAGCCGTCCCCCGAGGCGCTCGGCTGGCCCGAGCCCGCGGACGACGTGGACGCCGCCATCCAGCTCGCCACCACCGGCTACGGCCCGGCGGAGGACGTCGCCGCGGCCCTGGTCCGCGCGGAGGTCGCCGTCCTGGTCACGGCGAGCGGCGAGCCGGTCAGCGCGTCGGCGCCGGACGGCACCCCGGTCGTCCCGATCTTCACCTCGCCCCCCTATCTGCACGCGGCCGGCCGCCTCGGCTTCGAACGGGTCCGGGTCCCGGCCCTCCTGGCGAGGCTGCCGGAAGGCCACAGCCTCTCCATCAACAGCTCGGCCCCGATCAGCATGGTGATGACCACGGACGGCCTCGCGGACCTCACGGCAGCGGCGGCGGAACTGGACGGGGAACCGGAACGGGACGGACCCTTTGACTGGTCCGAGGGGCCTGAGGGGCCTGAGGGGCCTGAGCGGGCTGAGGGGAATGAGCGGCCTGAGCGGGCTGAGGGGTCTCAGAGGCTTGAGCGGCTCGGCACGTCCGATCCGGCCGGCGCGTCCGACCCGGCCGACCTGTCCGACCCGTCCGGCGCGTCCGATCCGTCCGGCGTGAGCCGGTGA
- a CDS encoding RICIN domain-containing protein, which yields MRGTAAEPDAQVLRPRTAEEEVVAPTREPASSGDAAAHGEVGGPTAVVAPPSSPRGEADSAEAGPAEPTAPAAPAASAIPVASGADADSAAEPASAAKNAGDTGDLGAGAVGALGASEGGSPPGASRGETASGGDEPPSGRPTKALLAAAGIGGALLIAVPFLVMGTHHGDRTEPAALAEKASARTLQKDEEPVRPGEYAPKSPPAEAPSAKTEAPKEKRPTPLSPTPTAEATAEVKEKKEESGKDGKEEKKEQKAQKAEQKKAVAAPNYANMKGVLLRNISSTLCADIPYYDKGKVNGPVNQFYCDNTDKDNQLWDFEVRYKGQGPRSTDLFQIRNRKDGLCIDLPNYGGQPAGTRISEFHCNGTTGDNQLWWLESRGDKSFWIHNYASNHQCLEVVSGPEIKPVNARLDIQPCHGGNDFEWTLW from the coding sequence ATGCGTGGCACGGCCGCCGAGCCGGACGCCCAGGTGCTGCGGCCGCGCACCGCTGAGGAAGAGGTCGTCGCGCCGACGCGTGAGCCGGCCTCCTCCGGCGACGCGGCTGCGCACGGCGAGGTCGGAGGGCCGACCGCGGTGGTGGCCCCGCCGTCCTCGCCGCGCGGGGAAGCGGACTCGGCCGAGGCCGGCCCGGCCGAGCCGACCGCCCCCGCGGCCCCTGCCGCTTCCGCGATCCCCGTCGCCTCCGGGGCTGACGCCGACTCCGCGGCGGAGCCGGCGTCCGCCGCGAAGAACGCGGGCGACACGGGCGACCTGGGCGCGGGCGCCGTCGGCGCCCTCGGCGCGAGCGAGGGCGGGAGTCCGCCCGGCGCGTCGAGGGGGGAGACCGCGAGCGGTGGGGACGAACCACCCTCGGGCCGTCCCACGAAGGCGCTGCTGGCCGCGGCGGGTATCGGGGGCGCGCTGCTGATAGCGGTGCCGTTCCTCGTCATGGGCACCCACCACGGCGACAGGACCGAGCCCGCCGCGCTTGCGGAGAAGGCGTCGGCCCGGACCCTCCAGAAGGACGAGGAGCCGGTCCGGCCGGGGGAGTACGCCCCCAAGTCGCCGCCCGCCGAGGCCCCGAGCGCGAAGACCGAGGCGCCCAAGGAGAAGAGGCCGACGCCGCTGAGCCCGACGCCGACGGCCGAGGCGACGGCGGAGGTCAAGGAGAAGAAGGAGGAGAGCGGGAAGGACGGGAAGGAGGAGAAGAAGGAGCAGAAGGCGCAGAAGGCGGAGCAGAAGAAGGCCGTCGCCGCGCCCAACTACGCCAACATGAAGGGCGTTCTGCTCAGGAACATCTCGTCGACGTTGTGCGCGGACATCCCGTACTACGACAAGGGCAAGGTCAACGGCCCGGTCAACCAGTTCTACTGCGACAACACCGACAAGGACAACCAGCTCTGGGACTTCGAGGTGAGGTACAAGGGTCAGGGCCCCCGGTCCACCGACCTCTTCCAGATCAGGAACCGCAAGGACGGTCTCTGCATCGATCTGCCGAACTACGGTGGCCAGCCCGCCGGTACGCGGATCTCGGAGTTCCACTGCAACGGCACCACGGGCGACAACCAGCTCTGGTGGCTGGAGTCCCGTGGTGACAAGTCGTTCTGGATCCACAACTACGCCAGCAACCACCAGTGCCTCGAGGTGGTGAGCGGCCCGGAGATCAAGCCCGTCAACGCGCGACTCGACATCCAGCCGTGCCACGGCGGCAACGACTTCGAGTGGACCCTCTGGTGA